The Treponema primitia ZAS-1 genome has a window encoding:
- a CDS encoding thiamine diphosphokinase has product MNNDIAHWTLLYYNDPILIMGGTVRGIGFIGGEGPGAKLSATLVGDAGLIAAADSGLVAAEAAGLRPDWIVGDMDSLDDLRRLDAYPPDRVIRHRPDKDDTDTELLLSLLWEQGCDEIWLVGGGGGRTDHLLAIQALFERDRSPDRWITAGEDIRQVREALTLTIAPKSLVSVFPLGTGPWEAESRGLQWPLAGLPWKRGFFGISNVALEGGFSIRAVRGRFLVIMPFKKD; this is encoded by the coding sequence ATGAATAACGACATTGCCCATTGGACCCTACTATACTATAATGACCCTATTCTGATAATGGGAGGAACCGTGCGGGGTATCGGTTTTATCGGCGGGGAAGGGCCGGGGGCAAAACTGAGCGCCACCCTGGTAGGGGACGCGGGCCTCATCGCCGCCGCCGATTCGGGGCTTGTGGCCGCCGAGGCTGCGGGGCTCCGCCCTGACTGGATAGTGGGGGACATGGATTCCCTGGATGATCTCCGCCGGCTGGATGCGTACCCGCCGGACCGGGTTATCCGCCACCGTCCGGACAAGGATGATACCGATACGGAACTGCTGCTCTCCCTGCTCTGGGAACAGGGCTGTGACGAAATATGGCTTGTCGGCGGCGGGGGCGGCCGCACGGATCACCTCCTGGCGATCCAGGCTCTTTTTGAACGGGACAGGAGTCCCGACCGGTGGATCACCGCAGGGGAGGACATACGCCAGGTCCGGGAAGCGCTTACCCTGACCATCGCCCCGAAAAGCCTGGTTTCGGTGTTTCCCCTGGGAACCGGTCCCTGGGAAGCGGAAAGCCGGGGTCTGCAGTGGCCCCTGGCGGGGCTCCCCTGGAAACGGGGCTTCTTTGGGATCAGCAACGTGGCTTTGGAGGGGGGCTTTTCCATACGGGCCGTGCGGGGACGTTTTCTGGTGATTATGCCTTTTAAGAAGGACTGA
- a CDS encoding CCA tRNA nucleotidyltransferase, which translates to MGNVVIHPILKEVASVFTRVGKQVFLVGGAVRDLFLGKEAQDWDLATNARPEEVTSLFRRVIPTGIKHGTVTIRYKGYSMEVTTFRTESTYSDGRRPDHIEYAATIEEDLSRRDLTMNAIALALPGGERVDPFQGYDDIKARRIRCVGNAEERFREDGLRPLRAVRFASQLGFTVDDATLAAIPGALSTTAKVSPERIRDELEKILSSQKPSTALLLMEKAGLLELLLPELTACRGIDQKGFHRFDVLDHSLLACDYAARQKFSHEVRLASLFHDIGKPMVRKLDETGVWTFYQHEKVSARLARNIGLRFRYPNAVIDRVVHLVEEHMFHYEEIWSDAAVRRLIIRVGKEYLDDIYALRQADAYATAGTEPEPGFLAPLVSRIDRILAQGRALSLKDLAISGEDLMDMGVARGPHIGIILKELLEAALDDPELNTREKLLEIAGKLNGRYTEGK; encoded by the coding sequence ATGGGCAATGTCGTTATTCATCCTATACTGAAAGAGGTCGCTTCCGTTTTTACCCGGGTGGGGAAGCAGGTGTTCCTGGTTGGGGGGGCCGTGCGGGATCTGTTCCTGGGCAAGGAAGCCCAGGACTGGGACCTGGCCACCAATGCCCGGCCCGAAGAAGTTACGTCCCTGTTCCGCCGGGTTATCCCCACGGGGATCAAACACGGAACCGTCACGATCCGGTACAAGGGCTATTCCATGGAGGTAACCACCTTCCGCACCGAATCCACCTACAGCGACGGACGGCGCCCCGACCATATCGAATACGCCGCGACTATTGAAGAAGATCTTTCCCGGCGGGATCTGACCATGAACGCCATCGCCCTGGCCCTTCCCGGGGGTGAACGGGTGGATCCCTTTCAGGGCTATGATGATATCAAGGCCCGGCGTATCCGCTGCGTGGGCAATGCGGAAGAACGGTTCCGGGAAGACGGCCTGCGTCCCCTGCGGGCGGTACGGTTTGCCTCCCAGCTTGGCTTTACCGTGGACGATGCAACCCTGGCCGCCATTCCCGGGGCGCTTTCCACCACCGCCAAGGTTTCCCCGGAACGGATCCGGGATGAACTGGAAAAGATCCTTAGCTCCCAAAAACCATCCACCGCATTACTGCTCATGGAAAAAGCCGGGCTCCTGGAACTGTTACTCCCGGAACTGACCGCCTGCCGGGGCATAGACCAGAAGGGCTTCCATCGTTTTGACGTTCTGGACCATTCCCTCCTGGCCTGCGACTACGCCGCCCGCCAAAAATTTTCCCATGAAGTACGTCTGGCCAGCCTCTTCCACGACATCGGCAAACCGATGGTTCGTAAACTGGACGAGACCGGCGTATGGACCTTCTACCAGCACGAAAAAGTTTCCGCCCGTTTAGCCCGAAACATTGGTCTCCGTTTTCGCTACCCCAATGCGGTGATCGACCGGGTGGTCCATCTGGTAGAGGAGCACATGTTCCACTACGAGGAAATTTGGAGTGACGCCGCGGTCCGCCGGCTCATTATCCGTGTGGGAAAAGAATACCTGGATGATATCTACGCCCTGCGCCAAGCCGACGCCTACGCCACCGCAGGCACTGAACCGGAACCCGGCTTCCTCGCCCCCCTGGTAAGCCGCATCGACCGCATCCTCGCCCAGGGCCGGGCGCTCTCCCTTAAGGACCTGGCAATCTCCGGAGAGGATCTTATGGATATGGGGGTTGCCCGGGGACCGCATATAGGAATAATCCTCAAGGAACTGCTGGAAGCGGCGCTGGACGACCCGGAACTCAACACCCGGGAAAAGCTGTTGGAAATAGCGGGAAAGCTGAACGGGAGATATACGGAGGGCAAATGA
- a CDS encoding type II toxin-antitoxin system RelE/ParE family toxin: protein MIGSFKHKGLEQFFLSGTKRGIIPAHADKLERILDRLDTSLSPCDMNLPGYRLHELSGQEKGVWSVSVNGNWRVTFRFENNDAHIVDYQDYH, encoded by the coding sequence ATGATAGGTTCATTCAAGCACAAGGGACTTGAGCAATTCTTCTTGTCGGGAACCAAGAGGGGGATCATTCCCGCTCACGCAGATAAGCTGGAACGGATTCTTGACCGTTTGGATACCAGTCTTTCACCCTGTGACATGAACTTACCCGGTTACCGTCTGCACGAACTTTCTGGGCAGGAGAAGGGCGTATGGTCGGTTTCAGTAAATGGGAATTGGCGTGTAACCTTTCGATTTGAAAACAATGACGCGCATATTGTGGATTATCAGGATTATCATTAG
- the miaB gene encoding tRNA (N6-isopentenyl adenosine(37)-C2)-methylthiotransferase MiaB codes for MTYFFETYGCQMNSAESAALALVLRERGWSAVENGESADLTILNTCSVRQTAEQRVFGRLAQYQSLKKKRRSLGQPFTLIVAGCMAERLGEGLKEKFDAVDYVMGTASRSVFPAILETLEKGQGPDLRSDDSITAILTGEKPQFSFSSSHLEEGRFRSFVPIMHGCNNYCSYCIVPYVRGREISRSPASIAEEIRLLSDRGVREITLLGQNVNSYRFEDGERAPVDFPALLELVAHETESSPIRWVRFLSSHPKDLSSQAIRVMAEHPVFCRHLHLCVQHGSNAVLNAMNRRYTRERYLELVDEIRQAMPDISLSTDFLVGFPGETEEDLELTLDLMERVKFHYAYMYHYNPREGTAAYDFPGRVGEELKRNRLARVIALQKKHTQELLKRRVGSRETILIEGISRKNADELIGRTERDEMVAVPGTTSAIGSFAQVSLSSLRGNTFRAKELCETPFRFD; via the coding sequence GTGACCTATTTTTTTGAAACCTACGGGTGTCAGATGAACAGCGCCGAATCGGCGGCCCTGGCTTTGGTGCTTAGGGAGCGGGGCTGGTCCGCGGTGGAAAACGGAGAAAGCGCCGATCTGACGATCCTTAATACCTGTTCGGTACGGCAGACTGCGGAACAGCGGGTGTTTGGCCGGCTGGCGCAGTACCAGTCCCTTAAAAAAAAGCGCCGGAGCCTGGGACAGCCGTTTACCCTGATCGTGGCGGGTTGTATGGCGGAACGCCTGGGGGAAGGTCTTAAGGAAAAGTTTGACGCGGTAGATTATGTGATGGGCACCGCATCCCGCTCGGTTTTCCCGGCAATCCTGGAAACCCTGGAAAAAGGGCAGGGCCCGGACCTTCGGTCTGATGATTCAATAACAGCAATACTGACCGGCGAAAAACCGCAGTTTTCCTTTTCGTCTTCCCACCTTGAGGAAGGCCGGTTTCGCAGTTTTGTTCCCATCATGCACGGCTGCAACAATTACTGTTCCTACTGTATCGTGCCCTATGTCCGCGGCCGGGAAATATCCCGCAGCCCCGCTTCTATCGCGGAGGAGATCCGCCTCCTCTCGGATCGGGGTGTCCGGGAAATTACCCTGCTGGGACAGAATGTCAATTCCTACCGCTTCGAGGATGGAGAGCGGGCGCCGGTGGACTTCCCGGCGCTTTTGGAACTGGTGGCCCACGAGACGGAAAGCAGCCCCATACGCTGGGTACGTTTTCTGTCGAGCCATCCCAAGGACCTCTCCTCCCAGGCTATCCGGGTTATGGCGGAACATCCGGTTTTTTGCCGTCACCTCCACCTCTGCGTACAGCATGGTTCCAACGCGGTGCTTAACGCCATGAACCGCCGCTATACCCGGGAGCGGTACCTGGAGTTGGTGGATGAAATCCGGCAGGCCATGCCGGACATCTCCCTTTCCACGGATTTTCTGGTGGGCTTCCCCGGGGAAACCGAGGAGGACCTGGAACTCACCCTTGACCTGATGGAGCGGGTAAAATTCCATTACGCCTATATGTACCACTACAATCCCCGGGAAGGGACTGCGGCCTACGATTTTCCGGGCCGGGTAGGGGAGGAGCTCAAGCGGAACCGGCTGGCCCGGGTTATCGCTTTGCAGAAGAAACATACCCAGGAACTGCTGAAACGGCGCGTCGGTTCCCGGGAAACTATATTAATTGAAGGAATTTCACGAAAAAATGCCGATGAATTAATAGGACGTACGGAGCGTGACGAAATGGTTGCGGTCCCTGGCACTACTTCGGCAATCGGCAGCTTTGCCCAGGTAAGCCTTTCGTCCCTGCGCGGTAATACCTTCCGTGCAAAGGAGTTATGCGAAACTCCGTTTCGCTTCGATTGA
- a CDS encoding SPOR domain-containing protein produces MISINSRFLVLPVLFLFLCGAVSGQSAGTGPSPLAAEIRSIEGKLRSPISASERREAYIKLAQLQRLSGNVDTAAQAWREAALADPANRDDRCFLESALCYLALGEFDAASDALRGILSGGGDTTAARDAQYLTAQIEVFRHGGTDGSTASLYALLEKPEFQDYRPAIYYTFWRLFGDAAYKAQILSEFPGSPEARILESEAAIAADNTVTNAPVSVHNRPLWFFFPGRGNVAIGAAVPTQPAAYPPVQYQPPAPALSAAAPSTAVAPESTGGPRALQAGLFSREENAQAMVSRLASRGFTASVSQKLVNGVTYWAVTLPPGENSNQTILRLKDAGFESFPVF; encoded by the coding sequence ATGATATCGATTAATTCCCGTTTTTTGGTTCTCCCCGTACTTTTTCTGTTTTTGTGCGGAGCTGTCTCCGGTCAAAGCGCCGGTACGGGTCCTTCTCCCCTGGCAGCGGAAATCCGGAGCATTGAAGGAAAATTGAGGAGCCCCATCTCCGCTTCCGAACGGCGTGAAGCCTACATTAAGCTGGCCCAGCTGCAGCGGCTTTCGGGGAACGTGGACACAGCGGCCCAGGCCTGGCGCGAGGCTGCCCTGGCGGACCCGGCAAACCGGGACGACCGGTGTTTCCTGGAAAGCGCCCTTTGCTACCTGGCCCTGGGGGAATTTGACGCCGCCTCCGATGCCCTGCGGGGTATACTGAGCGGCGGCGGGGATACTACCGCTGCCCGGGATGCCCAATATCTCACCGCCCAGATTGAAGTTTTCCGCCATGGCGGTACCGATGGCAGTACCGCTTCCCTGTACGCCCTGCTGGAGAAGCCCGAATTTCAGGATTACCGGCCGGCCATTTACTATACCTTTTGGCGGCTCTTTGGTGATGCGGCCTATAAAGCACAGATACTGTCGGAATTTCCGGGCAGCCCCGAAGCCCGCATCCTGGAAAGTGAAGCGGCCATCGCCGCAGACAATACGGTTACTAACGCCCCGGTTTCCGTCCATAACCGGCCCCTCTGGTTCTTCTTCCCCGGCCGGGGAAACGTAGCTATCGGCGCCGCGGTCCCCACCCAGCCCGCAGCCTATCCCCCGGTTCAGTATCAGCCGCCCGCTCCTGCCTTATCCGCCGCAGCTCCCAGTACAGCCGTGGCGCCTGAAAGTACGGGCGGCCCCCGGGCCTTGCAGGCCGGCCTCTTTAGCCGGGAAGAAAACGCCCAGGCCATGGTATCCCGGCTTGCCTCCCGGGGCTTTACGGCGTCGGTCAGCCAAAAGCTGGTAAACGGTGTCACCTATTGGGCGGTAACCCTACCCCCTGGGGAAAATTCCAACCAGACCATTTTACGGCTGAAAGATGCGGGGTTTGAATCCTTCCCGGTATTTTAA
- a CDS encoding HigA family addiction module antitoxin yields MKQIRKPVHPGKVFLEDVLVPLNLTITDAADLLGVTRKTLSEFVNEKSALSPVMAIRIAKATHTTAESWLTMQIKRTLWEAEQYELSGIKDFPPMGVSA; encoded by the coding sequence ATGAAGCAAATACGAAAACCGGTGCATCCGGGAAAGGTTTTTTTGGAAGATGTTCTTGTTCCGCTTAATTTGACTATTACCGATGCGGCTGATTTACTCGGTGTAACACGGAAAACGCTCTCTGAGTTTGTCAACGAAAAGTCGGCATTGAGCCCTGTAATGGCAATACGGATTGCCAAAGCCACCCACACCACGGCAGAAAGCTGGCTTACCATGCAAATAAAACGGACCCTTTGGGAAGCGGAGCAATATGAACTATCGGGTATTAAAGATTTTCCTCCAATGGGCGTAAGCGCATAA